The following are encoded together in the Natator depressus isolate rNatDep1 chromosome 10, rNatDep2.hap1, whole genome shotgun sequence genome:
- the WDR93 gene encoding WD repeat-containing protein 93 isoform X1: MPVYIRKHPLEIPPPSEKDWIKKDEEENFFLQDPDQIFDSLPQPFRMINKLVTLVFEQAWEIIEKKEALREAQTLKVQPKLYLPTAEFQVMGRANCLAASGQHVFVGLSTGLAVFSMPNCKRVCAWESAKLEICAVRTSNLGNETHLLVTVDEMGLARLFYFYKDSLLLIKVLNEVEEISKRNTCVEAELSQGGDYAGILLQGNTEAWLEIYRLPKDSWLKETDHAQAAAVVSSFRERRFSQASTKSLELPGEGSAETESPMSANRVETKLSPPVLLLKVRSPKPLTGSTFKSPLEALMKIDDGSVIGLGQNHVIKDYQWEQQDAIFRSIFQKHLERESEPDSKEEKPSHAVFHFLLPGRILQIGPEIKAQPDVPTGITVHWKGSHNLCLYLLTRPSKEKMDAELKPDTVWPCAAPITCSAVTSCSSYMALACEDGTITVWDRSLGFPLAVTALPEGCLSRTIHFLQTSTAPTDQLPRPKVQLLVLCTDGSLHLVIISGPRESRTMLLADRSEDPDQTISAVAPIPALPGAVLVFSWDGTVCLTDTAAPRPVCHFITPPSHTVASPWQPVFTVDTTNHGLLLRGDEQQQQAGPRTQTKDKQSSIFLFNFDSYLSMEVFPAVPEPPPESLQHLPWVERCDIFLRDRLQRLPGLSQQVPKCWSQLRKHAAALQRESRKK; the protein is encoded by the exons ATGCCAGTATATATCCGGAAACATCCCCTGGAGATccctccaccttctgaaaaggACTGGATTAAGAAGGATGAGGAAGAAAATTTCTTCCTGCAGGATCCCGATCAAATCTTTGATTCATTGCCTCAGCCTTTCCGGATGATCAATAAATTGGTGACCCTAGTATTCGAGCAGGCCTGGGAAATCATTGAGAAAAAGGAGGCACTTCGAGAGGCACAGACACTGAAGGTCCAGCCCAAGTTGTACCTGCCCACAGCTGAATTCCAG GTGATGGGAAGAGCCAACTGCCTTGCAGCCTCTGGACAGCATGTCTTTGTTGGGCTCTCCACAGGGCTTGCAGTTTTCAGCATGCCCAACTGTAAGCGGGTCTGTGCTTGGGAGTCAGCCAAGCTAGAGATTTGTGCCGTCCGTACCTCCAACCTTGGCAATGAGACCCACCTTCTCGTTACTGTGGATGAGATGG GACTTGCCCGtctcttttatttttacaaagaCAGCCTGCTGCTCATTAAAGTCCTAAACGAAGTG gaagagATCAGCAAGAGAAACACCTGTGTGGAGGCGGAGCTCTCCCAGGGGGGCGATTATGCAGGCATCCTGCTGCAAGGCAA CACAGAGGCTTGGCTGGAGATCTACCGATTGCCTAAGGATTCCTGGCTGAAGGAGACAGACCATGCCCAGGCAGCTGCAGTAGTGTCATCTTTCAGAGAGAGGAGGTTCAGCCAGGCGTCGACG AAAAGTCTGGAACTGCCAGGAGAGGGCTCTGCAGAAACG GAATCACCTATGTCTGCAAACAGAGTTGAAACTAAGCTGAGTcccccagtgctgctgctgaAGGTCAGGTCGCCCAAACCTCTGACAG GAAGCACTTTTAAAAGCCCTTTGGAGGCCTTGATGAAGATTGATGATGGCAGTGTGATCGGCTTGGGACAGAATCACGTGATCAAAGACTACCAATGGGAACAGCAGGACGCAATCTTTCGCAGCATCTTCCAAAAGCATCTGGAGAGAGAAAGTGAGCCTGACAGCAAGGAGGAGAAACCCAG ccatGCTGTGTTTCATTTTCTCCTGCCCGGCCGGATACTGCAGATCGGACCTGAAATCAAAGCACAGCCAG ACGTGCCCACTGGCATCACTGTGCATTGGAAAGGAAGCCACAATCTCTGCCTGTATTTACTCACCCGGCCATCAAAGGAGAAAATGG ATGCTGAGCTAAAACCGGACACTGTCTGGCCATGTGCTGCTCCAATCACCTGCTCAGCTGTCACCTCCTGCTCCTCTTACATGGCTCTGGCATGTGAAGATGGGACGATAACGGTGTGGGACAGAAGTCTAG GGTTTCCGCTAGCTGTGACTGCCCTTCCAGAGGGATGTCTCAGCCGCACCATCCACTTCCTGCAGACATCTACAGCCCCAACGGACCAGCTGCCTAGGCCCAAAGTGCAGCTTCTGGTGCTGTGTACGGATGGGTCTCTCCACCTGGTTATAATATCAGGGCCCAGAGAGTCCAGGACCATGCTCCTGGCAGACAG GTCGGAGGACCCAGATCAGACCATCAGTGCAGTAGCACCGATTCCAGCCTTACCTGGTGCA GTGCTGGTGTTCTCCTGGGATGGCACAGTGTGCCTCACAGACACTGCCGCGCCACGGCCTGTTTGCCACTTCATCACCCCACCCTCTCACACAGTAGCATCGCCCTGGCAACCGGTGTTTACCGTGGATACCACGAACCACGGCCTGCTCCTCCGAG gggatgagcagcagcagcaggctggtCCCCGGACACAGACCAAAGACAAGCAAAGCTCCATCttcctttttaattttgattCCTACCTGTCCATGGAAGTTTTCCCAGCAGTACCGGAGCCTCCTCCTGAGTCCTTGCAGCACTTGCCATGGGTCGAGAGATGTGACATTTTCCTCCGTGACAG GCTGCAGCGCCTGCCAGGACTCAGCCAGCAGGTACCCAAGTGCTGGAGCCAGCTGCGGAAGCATGCAGCCGCCCTGCAGAGGGAGAGCCGGAAgaagtga
- the WDR93 gene encoding WD repeat-containing protein 93 isoform X2, with product MGRANCLAASGQHVFVGLSTGLAVFSMPNCKRVCAWESAKLEICAVRTSNLGNETHLLVTVDEMGLARLFYFYKDSLLLIKVLNEVEEISKRNTCVEAELSQGGDYAGILLQGNTEAWLEIYRLPKDSWLKETDHAQAAAVVSSFRERRFSQASTKSLELPGEGSAETESPMSANRVETKLSPPVLLLKVRSPKPLTGSTFKSPLEALMKIDDGSVIGLGQNHVIKDYQWEQQDAIFRSIFQKHLERESEPDSKEEKPSHAVFHFLLPGRILQIGPEIKAQPDVPTGITVHWKGSHNLCLYLLTRPSKEKMDAELKPDTVWPCAAPITCSAVTSCSSYMALACEDGTITVWDRSLGFPLAVTALPEGCLSRTIHFLQTSTAPTDQLPRPKVQLLVLCTDGSLHLVIISGPRESRTMLLADRSEDPDQTISAVAPIPALPGAVLVFSWDGTVCLTDTAAPRPVCHFITPPSHTVASPWQPVFTVDTTNHGLLLRGDEQQQQAGPRTQTKDKQSSIFLFNFDSYLSMEVFPAVPEPPPESLQHLPWVERCDIFLRDRLQRLPGLSQQVPKCWSQLRKHAAALQRESRKK from the exons ATGGGAAGAGCCAACTGCCTTGCAGCCTCTGGACAGCATGTCTTTGTTGGGCTCTCCACAGGGCTTGCAGTTTTCAGCATGCCCAACTGTAAGCGGGTCTGTGCTTGGGAGTCAGCCAAGCTAGAGATTTGTGCCGTCCGTACCTCCAACCTTGGCAATGAGACCCACCTTCTCGTTACTGTGGATGAGATGG GACTTGCCCGtctcttttatttttacaaagaCAGCCTGCTGCTCATTAAAGTCCTAAACGAAGTG gaagagATCAGCAAGAGAAACACCTGTGTGGAGGCGGAGCTCTCCCAGGGGGGCGATTATGCAGGCATCCTGCTGCAAGGCAA CACAGAGGCTTGGCTGGAGATCTACCGATTGCCTAAGGATTCCTGGCTGAAGGAGACAGACCATGCCCAGGCAGCTGCAGTAGTGTCATCTTTCAGAGAGAGGAGGTTCAGCCAGGCGTCGACG AAAAGTCTGGAACTGCCAGGAGAGGGCTCTGCAGAAACG GAATCACCTATGTCTGCAAACAGAGTTGAAACTAAGCTGAGTcccccagtgctgctgctgaAGGTCAGGTCGCCCAAACCTCTGACAG GAAGCACTTTTAAAAGCCCTTTGGAGGCCTTGATGAAGATTGATGATGGCAGTGTGATCGGCTTGGGACAGAATCACGTGATCAAAGACTACCAATGGGAACAGCAGGACGCAATCTTTCGCAGCATCTTCCAAAAGCATCTGGAGAGAGAAAGTGAGCCTGACAGCAAGGAGGAGAAACCCAG ccatGCTGTGTTTCATTTTCTCCTGCCCGGCCGGATACTGCAGATCGGACCTGAAATCAAAGCACAGCCAG ACGTGCCCACTGGCATCACTGTGCATTGGAAAGGAAGCCACAATCTCTGCCTGTATTTACTCACCCGGCCATCAAAGGAGAAAATGG ATGCTGAGCTAAAACCGGACACTGTCTGGCCATGTGCTGCTCCAATCACCTGCTCAGCTGTCACCTCCTGCTCCTCTTACATGGCTCTGGCATGTGAAGATGGGACGATAACGGTGTGGGACAGAAGTCTAG GGTTTCCGCTAGCTGTGACTGCCCTTCCAGAGGGATGTCTCAGCCGCACCATCCACTTCCTGCAGACATCTACAGCCCCAACGGACCAGCTGCCTAGGCCCAAAGTGCAGCTTCTGGTGCTGTGTACGGATGGGTCTCTCCACCTGGTTATAATATCAGGGCCCAGAGAGTCCAGGACCATGCTCCTGGCAGACAG GTCGGAGGACCCAGATCAGACCATCAGTGCAGTAGCACCGATTCCAGCCTTACCTGGTGCA GTGCTGGTGTTCTCCTGGGATGGCACAGTGTGCCTCACAGACACTGCCGCGCCACGGCCTGTTTGCCACTTCATCACCCCACCCTCTCACACAGTAGCATCGCCCTGGCAACCGGTGTTTACCGTGGATACCACGAACCACGGCCTGCTCCTCCGAG gggatgagcagcagcagcaggctggtCCCCGGACACAGACCAAAGACAAGCAAAGCTCCATCttcctttttaattttgattCCTACCTGTCCATGGAAGTTTTCCCAGCAGTACCGGAGCCTCCTCCTGAGTCCTTGCAGCACTTGCCATGGGTCGAGAGATGTGACATTTTCCTCCGTGACAG GCTGCAGCGCCTGCCAGGACTCAGCCAGCAGGTACCCAAGTGCTGGAGCCAGCTGCGGAAGCATGCAGCCGCCCTGCAGAGGGAGAGCCGGAAgaagtga